Genomic window (Lutra lutra chromosome 17, mLutLut1.2, whole genome shotgun sequence):
AAGGCTTTTGGCGGGGGTTGCTGGACTCCAGGTTGAAGCACAGATTTTCCAGTATTGGGTCCAGGTTAGACAGCCTGACCAGGAGGTTAGGCCCAAGGTCTTCAGGAGGTTCTTGAGGAGGGAGTTTCTGAATCTCAGAGGTTGTTTGCCCTCTGTGGACTATTATTGCTGTGTGACTCTAGAAAAAAACAGGATTGGTTCATGTTAGGCCTTTGGGTCCACTCTCTCCCAAACTCTGGTCATTCCAAAAAGGTATGTGAGAACGGGCAGTGAGAATGGGGCCAGATGCATAGGGAAGATGGACGTTATACTGGAGCACAGGAAGAGGTGTGTGAGATATCCTGCTCCCTAAGAAATCACCCAGGTTGTCTTTACAGAAAATCTTTTATTCTTATGGGACAGGGTGTTGATATCTAATTTAACTCAGCTGTTCAAATTATACATGGTATTAGAGCTCTCAGAGTGCTTTCATGTACACCCAGAGTTCTTAAACCTTGGATGGGGGATACAAGGGAGTGGTCTATGAGCAGATTTCAAGGGTTTTTGAGCTCTtggaaatcataagaaaaactGTATGCATTTTGTTTGGAGGGGAGCATGCAAAGCAGCCACAAGGATAAACAAGGAGTATTTAACCTGTCCAAGGACTGGCTTCAGTCTGTGAATCCCTTATCATTCACATACAATGATATGAGTATCTATAATTTTCTGATGTAAAGAGTTGATTCCAtggcttaaaattttaaaaaggatggtAATCCCCTTAACCTATGACATTAAGAACCACTGGAATTAAGCAAGTTCCTGTATTACCTGTGGGGCCTAGGCCAGACTAGAAATGAAGATTCCCCTTTTCTTCCCACACCTGGTGTTGGCACACATTTTAAGACCTATTAGTCTGCATGTCTGAGCTCAGTCTACCTGCCCTTCACACAAAACCAAGGCCTGGAGTGTGTACATCGGTCATACAGTTCATCCTCCTGAGTATAGACCTGGGGTTAAGGGCTGTGTAGGTCCTGGAAATGGGCCATTTAGGAGAGGAAGTCCAGGGTTCTAAGCTCCCAAAGCACAGCCTAGAACTGGGGGACACATGTTCCAGGTGGGCCTTTCCTAGATGCCCTTGGATCCTTGGCCCAAGGTGGGGGGACACAGCCAGAGGGGGTCAGAGTGGGTTTAATGCAATACTGGCATTCAGTACTGGTCTTGAAAACAGCCCCTCTGAGCAAATTGAGGATCTCAGAAGAGTTAGCCCCATATTAGGCTGGAGAAAAAGGCCACCCACAGAGAAGATGCAGTGGaacctaaacttttttttttttaacttctagtcTAGTTCTTTTTCCACTTGATCCACAAAAGATATGCTAGGATAAGGTCTCTATGACCTAGGTGCAGTTCACATGGCTATAATTACACTGGTTCTTGAGTTATATGAAACATAGATTTAAGGGAAGAAAGAGACTAATTTACTCCGCGTTGTCTCTTCTCTGGTATGTGTTGGATGTACTTAACTAGAAAGAGTGGGCATTTGAAAGTTTATGTAAGATTTGGATAAGTGGCCTTCATCTGCATAAAATACTGTGGGGGAATTTAACCACCTTAATTTGAAGAAAGAGATGTGTTCCTGGAAAAAGGGAAAGttcatataatttttctaaattgaatCTTGTTTAACTTGGCTTTGGAATacttagtatttaaaataagtgcgataaagggaaaatatttttcataaaacaaataatcatgtctCCAATTGGCCTATTCTGATGGtttagttttaattatatttaaagagaATCCATACTTGTATTGCTGTGTTGACATTTTTATATCAAGCCGGGTTGTACCTACAGGGGCATATGAAGGAGCATGCCTATCATTTATTATTGAAGGTCATGACTATCAATTAGAATTTATTATTGAATTagaatcagaaattattattgaaGGTCATGCCTatcaactagaatttaaaaatagcagactttaaactttatttaataatatgaGTATTGGGACTGAGAGGCAAAAATcatacctttttttccccacatacgTTCTTCCGGTTATGTCTCACCTAATCTGTCCTACCCACTCTACCCTATCCCAGGATGCAGGTTTGTGTCCTCATTATCAATGGTTTCCTGGGTCCACCCCAGTAGACAACTGCAGGGGATTCCTACAGAGTCAGCCTGGGAAGTAGAAGGTGGACAAGGTTTTTGAGATTGTGATGGGAGACTTTTCAAGAATAGAGTTATCATTTTCCCTACCCTTCCAAGTCAAAGTACTATTTGCTCGTGCTTCTGCTGTCAGTACTCAATGCAAGATGGTTTGGGCTGTGTAGTCAAGAacatagggagagagaagggcCTAGAGTGGCACCAGCCTGAGGGCTGAGGCTAGAGGTCCCTGGAGATACCTCTAAGGGGTGGTCTTTAAAAGGATATCCTTAAGTGGGGTAGACACCAGGTAGGAGGCAAAATGGGGTTTCCCATTCTTGGGGGCTTTTGTTCACTGAATGGGGAGTCCCCTTGCCCTTCTCCTCCCTATTAGGTTTCCTGAAAGCCTGCTGACACTCCCTGTCAACTATACTTGGCTTATAGAGAATGTTGCCCTTTGAGCACAATCTCTAACATTCTTGATCATCAATGAGCAAATCCTACCAGTGGGGGAGCTGAGTCACAGGCACATAAAGTAGGGCTGCGAGGCAAGGCCACTGGGTGATGCTGTAATCTTCCAGACCCCTGTACCTTTTCTTCTGCACTTGGGGTTTCTCTCTCATGGTTTTCCCCACTTATTCCATATCTTCAGGGCTGTATTACTGTGTTGAAGAACGTTTTTCTCTGTACACCTACATATCAGGACTTGGTGCTTTTATATGTCCAGGCCAAGTGTCTTTTATATGGGTGTTTAATGAGTCCCTGGGTGTGGTGGTATGAGGAGTTAGAAAgctcagaaatggaaaatatttaacgTTTAGAGTAGCACATGAATACAACCTGTCCATTTGCATTTTCCCTTTCGCTCTGAgtcatcttcccctctccccaccctatGATTGCCCCTCCACCAGCCCCACCCACTGGCACACCCTGTCTGATCTAGGAAGGGTTAACATCTGTGTATACCCAAGCTAGAATGAGAGGTAGACGGGGAAGGCATGTTAGGTCTGGAGGGAGAAAGCAGAAGGCTGTCTGAACATTTCGGGGTCCTGGAGCCAAAGGGAGAAATGGGAGTTTAGGGACATAATATCTGGGTCTAGGAGGGGACTAGGATCTAAGGGAGAAAAAGCCTAGGGTGAACCAGACTTTGTCAGGTCACCAGAGCAGCCTACCAATGCCTAATTTGTTTATCTTCCAGTTACTTATTGGGCATATATGATATACCAGGCACATATCACAAGTGATTTATCtacgtttgttgaatgaataaaaaagccaCAGGATGAGGGATAacggaataataaaaaaaaaaacagaaaaagaaatttgagtcTCTCAGACCTCATCCTTTCCCCAGGTTAACGAGTATTAAAGTGTGAAAACAGGGGAAATCTCCTGAGAGCTTGACCCTTTTGACAGGAAGTGAAAGAAACCCCAGAGTTCTGATTTCAGAGAAATGTCATTTGTCATCAACCCAAGAAAAGGGAGTTTTCTCTTCGAAGACCACCGCGGGCCCTTCCTGGGGTTGCCCCCTTCAGAAGTTGATGGGAGAATCTGAGTCATTTGTACATTCAGTCCCCATTGGTGGCCCAGATGACAGGGGTCATTTCCACAGAGCAATCAGGCTTCCTAGTACTAAAAGTCAGGGAGAGGAAGGACAAGGCATGCTTTTGGCCCTCCTTCACTCTCTCCTTGGAATCCTGATGTTTCAGTCCTTTTTACTTCTGAAGTAGTAGAAACAGCTTCTAGCTGCTAGAGCTGACAGTTCTCAGAACTAATCCTATTTGAACGATGCTACTGTACTGACAAACCACTTTCACATTCATCATGTCACTTCATCTTCACCCTCACCTCCAAATGAGATAAGCAAAGGTTATCCCTATTTCATGGATGAggtaactgaggctcagagaggtgactTGCCTAACGTGACTCAACTAGTAAACAGCAGAGATGAGACTCGAATGTGGGTCTAATTATTCCAAGGTTCTTGCTGCGagatgaactttttttaaaaaagatttttatttatttatttgagagagcaggcagagagtgcGAGACAGCAcatgagaggggaaggggcagagggagagggaaaagcagactcctggctgagcatggagcttgatgcatcgtggggctcgatctcaggaccctgagatgatgatctgagccgaaggtggacacttaactgactgagccacccaggcaccccttgatttttattcctttgaagtaatctctacacccagcatggggctcgaacatacaaccccaagatcaagagttgcatgctctacaaacaaagccagccaggcaccccctcacaTGAATTTCTTTTACTCTAGAAGTTCACAAATGAAATAAGGAGACAAGGGAGGAAGAATGTCTTGAATCTGGAAGTAGAGGAGGTGGTCTTTCTTAGAGGGGTAAAGCAGAGCCAGGGGTATAAAGCCACACCCCCTTAGGGGGACTGTGGCAGAGTGATACTTGGGACACCCAATGGAAGACTGTGAGGTCAGGGGCGGGGCTAGCTCCAGGGGgggccccaggagccccaacagcAGTTCAGAGCATGCGGTGTCCAGGAGGAAGCTACAACCGGTGAGTGGTTGCTTCTCCCCAGCTGAGACTTTCCTCCCACTACACCCTGCTTTTTGTCCCCTTCCTACCAACCTGTAGCCTTCTCCCTGAGGTGTCCAAGTAGTAATCCTCCCCACAAGGGTCCTTACTCATGGTGAGTCCACACTGAGGAATATCCCTACCAGGCACTGAGACACTTAGATCTGTCTCTTAGTATCAGGGTTCCCAGTTCTCTTCTTAAAAGCCAGTGTGGTAGTTTTGATATGTGATGAATTTCTGCCTCATTGGCTCTTTCTATTTGTTGCTTTGGgcttatgaaaaacaaaatcacccCATCTCCTTATcctaaaatctggaaagaaaatagCCTCCCTCTATACAGatcccattttcctttctcctgcttcttcAGGGGTCAAAACTTTCTCCAAAATCTCTCTCCATCCTTGATCGGAACCTTGTCTTCTGTGGCTTCTGCTCTCTCAACCCACTGGGTGGGACTCTCTTCTCGGTCCTTCTCTGAGGACATGTTCTAGAAGTTTCAGCCGTAGGGAGATAATCAACTGATGCTGCCTTGCAGCAATGACCTCAGTCTTactgtcctttctgcctctcaaGGCTACTCAGCTCCATGTGATGGGGtgaaggtggggttgggggtcaCACTAGTTTTCAAAACTCTCCCATGAAGCTGTGTCTTGCTCCATCCCTAACTGCCAGGGCTGACTGGGTCTTACGGTGATTTCTTTGTCTGGAAAGAAGAAAGCCTGGCCTGCTCCAAGGTCTTTCCTTGTAGAAGGGCTTAGAGTAGCAGAAGTATCGGCATCTGCTCTTTTTTAAGTAGAGACTGCCAATTGGCAGGGCCCATCTATACTAGCCTTAAACCCACTATTTGATATAGTCACTAACTACCTGGTACGTACTCTTTAAGTCCTGAATATGGTCTAATTTCCATTCTCCTGCCAaccccctcctcacccctaccCTGTGGTCCATTATGATTCTGGATAAGCTCAGGTCCTCTCTTGGGTTAGTTTATTTGTtgcattcagggaacaaagagCTCTGAACCAGCAACTCACTCTTTCTCCCCTCACCTCCACAGGCTTGAGAATATGCtgttcctctctcccctttccatcATGGACCCCACACTGTGGCCTTTCTTTCAGGTCCTCTGATACTGGTACCCAGGCAAGGCACAATGCCCCTGTTCCCGACGACAAGACTGCTTAGCCCCTATGGCTCTGATCGGCTGGTACGGCTAGCAGCCAGGCTCCGGCCAGCACTGTGTGATACCTTGATCACTGTGGGAAGCCAAGAATTCCCTGCCCACAGCCTGGTCTTGGCAGGTGTGAGCCAGCAGCTGGGCCGCAGGGGCCACTGGGCTCTGAAGAAAGGCATCAGCCCTTCTACCTTTGCCCAGCTTCTGTACTTTGTTTATGGGGAGAGTGTAGAACTGCAGCCTGGGGAACTGGGACCCCTTGAGGAAGCGGCCAGAGCCCTGGGGGTGCAGTCTCTGGAAGAGGCATGCAGGAAGGCTCGACGGGACAGGGCTAGAGAACTGGGTCCAGGGCTCAAGGAACATCAGGAGGAGCCAGAGAAACCCACAAAGGATTCTGAGAGCGGACTGGAGGGACATGGAGAGCAGAGACCAGAGACATTTGTTAGAGCTGGTTGGAGAGAACAAGAGGCACTGCATGAGCAAAGGCCACCAAAAGACAGCTCTGAGAGAGCAGAGGCAATGAAGGAGGGTGCGGGGAAGCAGATGACATCAAAGGAAAAACTTAAGCAATCCCCTAATGGCCATGCAGGAACAGATGGGAAGCAAGACGGGATTATGTGGGTGACAGAGAGTCCAGGGGGCTCTGAGGAAGGTCTGCGGGAGTTCTCtggcccccttcccccaccaggtTCCCTCCAAACAAGCGTCATTCCTAGGCCCTGGTGGGCTGAGGCCCCTTGGTTGGGGGAGGGCCAGCCCGCCCTGTGGAGCATCCTGCTGTTGCCACCCAGATATGGCACTCCCTTCTCTCATAGCACCCCCATCACTGGAGCCTGGCAGGAGGTCTGGCCTCGGGACCAGAGGTGAGTGAAGAGCCTAATGGAAGACCTCCCTGGCTGGGAGGGAGTGGCTCAGGATAGGCAGCAGTGATGGGTAGAAAGGCACCACATCTCTTATCTCTACTGTACATTTCCTGAGCTGGTGATAGGACAAGAATCTTCCACCACAGGGGAATTCAAAGCCCAGCCCCTGAGGAGGACTCATGACATCTCCCTCTCCAGGAAGGGCCTGGCCAGGATCCCAGGTTTTGCCAAGGCTaactcttccccaccccctccccaggatcCCATTGTCCCTGAACCCTGAGAAAGGTCTCTGGAACCAGAACCAGTTGGCCAACTCCAGTCCTGCTGCAGGTAAGCCCCGAAGTACCCTGTACAAATGCTGTAACATGGTCTGTCTCTCCTTAGGCTGGGACTCCAGGAGTCCAGCCTGAGGAGAGCACCTCCTTCACTCTGCTCCCTCCAGGTTTcctcccccagggccccacaAAGCTCAGCCCTGGGGAGATGAAAGAGTCTGATCAGAGGCACACAGGTGAGTAGGGTGAGGGCGATTTTGCCTCAGCCCCACTGTAGCTCCCAAAGTCTTGTCTGGGAGTACCAGTGGTCCAGCTCTGGGATTCCCAGCCCtgctttctttgccttctctAACCCCAACAGGTGCACTTGCAACCTGTGTGGGTCATGTGAGTAGAGCAGGCCCATCTCGCCAAcaacctccccaacccccacctgctCGGTCTCGGCCCTATTCTTGTTCTGTCTGTGGAAAAAGGTTCTCACTCAAGCATCAGATGGAGACGCACTACCGAGTCCACACAGGTATGGGCTCCCCACCGGATGCAATTATCTGCTCCCTTCCAAACTCTGGTCTGTCTGCTCCTGAGTCCTCTGTGTGCTTGACTCCAACACAGTTCCTTTGCTCAGTCGCCCAGATCAACCCCTACACCAGCCTTCACCCACTTCTTTCCTTTACCGgcctccccctccacctgccctAGGAGAGAAGCCCTTCTCCTGTAGCCTCTGCCCCAGCGCTCCCGGGACTTCTCGCCATGACCAAGCACCTGCGGACACAATGGGGCTGCACATACCGCTGCCTCTGTGCCAGGCCGgctgccccagcctggcctccaTTGCAGGCGCACATGCGCGGCCACTCGCCCAGCCAGCTCCCACCTGGAGTGGACCATTCGCTCCACTTCCTCTACTCCTCTCTTCGAGGCCCTCCCGGGCCTCGACCTCTCCCTGTAGGTCCCCTTCCTCAACCACCTGATGGTGTTGGTAGCTTCTTTGGCTTCAGCTGACAATACAATTAAAGAATGAAAGACGGGCCGACGGGCTGGCTAGGTTTCCGACCCAGCACCACAGCTATTGGCAGCCTGGAAAATCCCGCTCCGAGCAAGCGCCGCAGAAAAGGCGCTGCCAAGCCTTCTTCCAGATGACCACGGGCCCAGAAGCCTGGGCCAGCGAGCCCGTGTGGGGTGCGGGCAGTGAAGTTTGCACGAGTGAAAATTGTGCGGGGACTAGCGATTCCatcatcaaaataaagaatttcctgTGCCCTCCTCTCAGGACCAGAAGCGGAGTCCACTTTAGTCtgtgagctggggagagggaaggaagggcaacCTTGCCCCTTGTCTGTGGCGGCCCCTGCTGGCGGTGCTTCCACTGTTCAGCGCGGGGGGCCACCTTCATCTCCGGTTGTCCCTGTTCTCCCCCAGAGGTACGGCCCGCGAGGGCCACAAGTCCAGGCTGacttagcagagagccctgtTGGCGGAGGCTGTGAGAAACCAAGTTATTA
Coding sequences:
- the ZBTB32 gene encoding LOW QUALITY PROTEIN: zinc finger and BTB domain-containing protein 32 (The sequence of the model RefSeq protein was modified relative to this genomic sequence to represent the inferred CDS: inserted 2 bases in 2 codons; deleted 2 bases in 1 codon), whose translation is MPASLKRPSSSLDVPKRGPKAKPLRREWGQPISSATAAALVGRERQCQLTDSRGASSPPVSAKTLHGQKALSPGQLMAGQSNGSFCLRCGPLILVPRQGTMPLFPTTRLLSPYGSDRLVRLAARLRPALCDTLITVGSQEFPAHSLVLAGVSQQLGRRGHWALKKGISPSTFAQLLYFVYGESVELQPGELGPLEEAARALGVQSLEEACRKARRDRARELGPGLKEHQEEPEKPTKDSESGLEGHGEQRPETFVRAGWREQEALHEQRPPKDSSERAEAMKEGAGKQMTSKEKLKQSPNGHAGTDGKQDGIMWVTESPGGSEEGLREFSGPLPPPGSLQTSVIPRPWWAEAPWLGEGQPALWSILLLPPRYGTPFSHSTPITGAWQEVWPRDQRIPLSLNPEKGLWNQNQLANSSPAAGFLPQGPTKLSPGEMKESDQRHTGALATCVGHVSRAGPSRQQPPQPPPARSRPYSCSVCGKRFSLKHQMETHYRVHTGEKPFSCSLCPXRSRDFXAMTKHLRTQWGCTYRCLCARPAAPAWPPLQAHMRGHSPSQLPPGVDHSLHFLYSSSRPSRASTSPCRSPSSTT